The Acetivibrio cellulolyticus CD2 genome segment ATAAATTTTCAACTATGTTTTCGTGAAGTAAGTCATAATAAAAGAGCGTATCAAAAAAAATCTGAAACGCCCTTGTTTATCATATAATACTTATAGACTTTATAAAACACCACTGTTTGAACCTATAAAGTTTAATGTATATCTTATATAATAATGTGTTTCTAAGAAAAATGCAAGATACAATTTATACAATTTCAAAAAAAATTTTTACATGATTTTGTTAATATTAAACATGTGCATTATAGAGCTTTCTACTGGAGAGGTACTCAATTTCTTCTTCGGTGTAATTTTTAAACACGTGATCATGCATCGAATTTAGATCAAGCTCCCCTTCAATTTTATGAATATGGCCGTTCTCCGTTTTAATTGGCAGGCCTGTAAAGCCTGTATAGTAGTGCGAATGTCCATTGTAGGATGAAATACCAAAGAAGGTATGAATATGGAATACTTCAATTCCTATCATGCTATCGGTAATTCCGGTTATTTTATGTTTATGTCCACTAAAAGCTCTTGATTCAAATTTGTACTTATGCAAATGAGAGTTCATAAAAACCTCCTTTTAAAACGGCAAAGTAATATAAGGTATTTATTATTTTGCACAAAAAGGTTTTTTTTATAAACCCAATTATTGTATTAATTAATGTATATAAAATAAGATCCGTCAACCATTTTTGCTTTACCTGATAAGGTAGTGCTTTCAATTTCATATTTTTTTGTTATGGCATCTTTAGCATATCCTATGTAAGAGGTTAAAAGATCGCCTACACCTATGCTATGCTTTAAGTTTTTATTAAGCGTATTTATTAGACCTGGAAGTTTATCAATATTGGATATTGTTCCATGCTGTTTTATAAAGGCATTAATGAATTTTAACTGGTTATTCTTTCTTTCAACATCACCTATTTGAATGTGTTCGTTTTTAGTATTATAGCCCTGTCTAAACCGTACAAAACCTTCAGCTTCTTTACCGTTCAACTGCTGCATGCCTTTTTTCAGATGGATCGAAAGGTCCTGGTATGGGTCATCATAGTTCATGTCATAGGGTACTTCCAGATCAACTCCACCAAACAGGTCAACCATCTCAACGAAGCCTTCCGGATTTATTTTAACATAATCGTCTACTTCTATACCGAATTTCTCTTTTATTACACCAGCAAGAAAATTCATTGAATATGGTTCAAATTTGCCTTTATATTTTAAGTATGGGCCTATGTTATGTGCACAATTTATTTTGTAAAAGCCCGGATTATCTGCTTTGCCATGAATTTCAAGGTAATGTCTTACTTTCTCGTTGTAGTCAATATGCAGGTCCCTGGGTATCATAATTAGCTTGAGTTTTTCGTTTTCCTTATCAATGCTTAAAATACCAATAGTATCATAAAGCCCGCTTAATTTATCAGAACCTACAAATAAGATATTTTTACTTCCTTTTGTTACAAGCTGCTCTGAATATAAATTTTCGTTTGTAAGCCCAGCAATGGAGTCATAATCAATTTTACCCGGAGTTGAAATATTGGAAGGCTTCGGTATGTACTGGTCGTTTTTATCTGTGATATCAATGGGGTCAATAGTGGGCTGACTTTCAAATGTACTAAGTGCCTCCGTATTATCCTTGCCCAATAGGCCTAATTTACCGAGAGTGAATACTGAAACTGTTATCACAACAAAAACACTCAGCCATATAAAAACATTCTTTTTAAATCCGTTTTTAGAGCTTTTTTTCTTTCCCATGTTTTTCTCCTCTTAAATCCATCTTGAACTCAGTATTTTCTGAAAATTTTTATACATTGATATTTTAACATAAGAACACAGGGGTTCGGGCAAAAAAAGACAAAATT includes the following:
- a CDS encoding YmaF family protein, with protein sequence MNSHLHKYKFESRAFSGHKHKITGITDSMIGIEVFHIHTFFGISSYNGHSHYYTGFTGLPIKTENGHIHKIEGELDLNSMHDHVFKNYTEEEIEYLSSRKLYNAHV
- a CDS encoding LCP family protein is translated as MGKKKSSKNGFKKNVFIWLSVFVVITVSVFTLGKLGLLGKDNTEALSTFESQPTIDPIDITDKNDQYIPKPSNISTPGKIDYDSIAGLTNENLYSEQLVTKGSKNILFVGSDKLSGLYDTIGILSIDKENEKLKLIMIPRDLHIDYNEKVRHYLEIHGKADNPGFYKINCAHNIGPYLKYKGKFEPYSMNFLAGVIKEKFGIEVDDYVKINPEGFVEMVDLFGGVDLEVPYDMNYDDPYQDLSIHLKKGMQQLNGKEAEGFVRFRQGYNTKNEHIQIGDVERKNNQLKFINAFIKQHGTISNIDKLPGLINTLNKNLKHSIGVGDLLTSYIGYAKDAITKKYEIESTTLSGKAKMVDGSYFIYIN